From Nicotiana tabacum cultivar K326 chromosome 22, ASM71507v2, whole genome shotgun sequence, one genomic window encodes:
- the LOC107824563 gene encoding bet1-like SNARE 1-1 isoform X2: MNSRSNRAALFDGIEEGGIRASSSYASHEIDEQENEKAMDGLQDRVNLLKRLSGDIHEEVETHNRMLDRMGNDMDSSRGVLAGTMDKFKMVFETKSSRRMFTLVASFVVLFLVVYYLTR, encoded by the exons ATGAATTCTCGAAG CAACAGAGCAGCACTATTTGATGGAATTGAGGAAGGTGGTATAAGGGCTTCGTCGTCATATGCTTCACATGAAATTGATGAACAAGAGAATGAGAAAGCAATGGATGGGTTGCAAGATAGAGTTAATCTGCTGAAAAGA TTATCAGGTGATATACACGAGGAAGTGGAGACACATAATAGGATGCTGGACAGAATG GGTAATGATATGGATTCTTCAAGGGGAGTTTTGGCTGGAACAATGGATAAATTTAAGATG GTATTCGAGACCAAATCAAGCCGAAGAATGTTTACACTTGTAGCCTCATTTGTGGTCCTCTTTTTGGTGGTATACTATCTCACTAGATAA
- the LOC107824563 gene encoding bet1-like SNARE 1-1 isoform X1: MNSRRERSNRAALFDGIEEGGIRASSSYASHEIDEQENEKAMDGLQDRVNLLKRLSGDIHEEVETHNRMLDRMGNDMDSSRGVLAGTMDKFKMVFETKSSRRMFTLVASFVVLFLVVYYLTR; encoded by the exons ATGAATTCTCGAAG GGAACGTAGCAACAGAGCAGCACTATTTGATGGAATTGAGGAAGGTGGTATAAGGGCTTCGTCGTCATATGCTTCACATGAAATTGATGAACAAGAGAATGAGAAAGCAATGGATGGGTTGCAAGATAGAGTTAATCTGCTGAAAAGA TTATCAGGTGATATACACGAGGAAGTGGAGACACATAATAGGATGCTGGACAGAATG GGTAATGATATGGATTCTTCAAGGGGAGTTTTGGCTGGAACAATGGATAAATTTAAGATG GTATTCGAGACCAAATCAAGCCGAAGAATGTTTACACTTGTAGCCTCATTTGTGGTCCTCTTTTTGGTGGTATACTATCTCACTAGATAA
- the LOC107824562 gene encoding transcriptional regulator TAC1-like has protein sequence MNNSSTTHDQEVDQPKLENGVGRSYECVFCKRGFNTAQALGGHMNIHRKDRIRNRPISQSSIINSNNKYDQIQNHVGAAAHLSFRTYFPAHSSTSTTGPVLVHDYNTGLQDNNNNRQCLNLFGDDWRVSLSLEFGAAGHVRETMEKNKGTEDHDLDLELRLGHDP, from the coding sequence ATGAATAACTCGTCAACTACTCATGATCAAGAAGTTGACCAGCCAAAACTAGAAAATGGAGTTGGCAGATCTTATGAGTGTGTATTCTGCAAAAGAGGTTTCAACACAGCCCAAGCTTTAGGTGGCCATATGAATATTCATAGAAAAGACAGAATTAGAAATAGACCAATTAGTCAGAGTTCGATCATCAACTCCAACAATAAGTATGATCAAATCCAGAACCATGTTGGAGCGGCAGCTCATTTAAGTTTCCGGACATATTTTCCTGCCCATTCTTCTACATCCACTACTGGTCCAGTCTTGGTACACGATTATAATACTGGATTGCAAGATAATAACAATAATCGGCAGTGCCTGAATTTGTTCGGAGATGATTGGCGTGTGAGTTTAAGCTTGGAATTTGGTGCAGCTGGGCATGTAAGAGAAACTATGGAAAAGAATAAGGGTACAGAAGATCATGATCTGGATTTGGAGCTTCGATTAGGTCATGATCCTTAA